ACTACTGGAGACGATATCGCCGCCCTTGAAGGCACTCTTGCCGAGAAATCACAGCGCATCGAAGTCCTCGGCGAAGATCTAAAGAATCTGAAGTCTCTTCTTTCCGACAGGGAGAACAAGCTTTTCATGCTCGCCGAGAAATATTCCAAGAAGAAAGACATCACCGACAAGCTTCTCATCATGGCAAAATCTAAAGGCTCTAATGTAGAACTTTTAGAACAGCACCAAAAAGAGAAAGGCTCTTTGACTTCTTCTTTAAACAAAGAGATCGCTCTGCGTAAGGAGCTACAGGAGTCCGTTAAAGACCTCGCCAGCAGCAATAACGAGAAAGAAGTCGCTCTTGTCAAGGCTCGCGGAGAGCTCGAGAAGATGTCTTCGGAGGCTTCTGAAGCTTCTGTCTCCTTCCAAGACCCTGCCCTTCAAGAGGCTTTAGACAAAGAGATAGCGTTGCGTCAGGAGCAGAAAAGCACTCTCGACGAAGCCAAGGGCACTCTTAAAAAGCTTGCGATGCGTTACAAAGACCTCTCCGACGACTTCTCCCGCTCCAAGAAAAAGCTCGACCAAGACGCTGAGATGAGAAATTCTCTGCAAAGTGCTTTAGACAAGGCGCAATCGCAGATAGAAGAGCTTAAGAACGGCGAAAACGCCATCGCCGACCTTGCTGCTAAAGACGAAGAATATCGACAAAGAATCGAAGAGCTCGAAGATTCTAAGGAGTCGCAACAGCGTACGATATCGAAAGAGATGTCGCTACGTTCCGCCCTAGAGCAGGAACTCGAAGACGAACGCTCCAAGAGGATGAAAGCCAATACTTCTATCCTAGAAGCTCAAGACCTTCATAGTGTTATGTCGGCAGCAAAAGCCACCCTAGAAAAAGAGCTTGCTATGACGAAAGCCCTCTTCGAAGAGAGACATGCTGACGTAAAAATATCTCTAGAAAAAGAGCTGTCGACGAGTAAAGCCCTTCTCGAAAAAGAAACATCCCTACATACCAACGAGAAAGCATCTTTCGAGCAGAAAGTCCTATCTCTTCTACAGGAGAACAAAGTCCTCAGCGATAAGATCATCGCTCTACAGACAATACAGCAAGAGTATTCTCTTCAGAAGAAAGCCCTCGACGCCAAAGCCCACGATCTTGCGGAGCTAGAGAAAGAGCTTACCATGCAGAAAACGTCTCTGAAAGGCATCGACAAAGCGCGCAAAGAGATGTACCTAGAACTCGACAAGATAAAGAAAGACTACGACACCCTAAAACAACAAACCCCCGCCCCTAAAGCTACTGCGCAGGCACCGGTGTCATACGTCGAAGAAGAGTACGATGTGTCATCGTGGGACAACAACATCGACAAAAGCGCGATAACGCGTATACACCTCGTCTCCGAAGGCGAGACTCTTACGAAGATATCATTGCAATACTACGGCACCATCCAAGAGTGGGAGGCGATATACGATGCCAACAAAGACATGGTCGTCGACAAAGACAATATAAAGGTGGGAACGCCGTTGATAATACCGTAGATCAGTTATCAATTATCAATGATCAATGATCAATGATCAATGAAAAGGGATGTTTATGAAGTGTTGGTGTGTTAGCAAGATCGAGCGCAAAATTCTACGCAAAAAGATGAGGATGAATTTGTGAAGTTTTTATTGAGAATTGGTATTATTATTGTTGGGATGGTGATGCTTGTAGGATGTTCTCATGGCGGGCGTGATGTCACGAATTATTCCGACGACACTATGCATCTAAAATATTATGACCCCACACCGATAGAATTGTAGACCCCTGCTTTAATAAATGAAAAAGAACACCTGTTTTATACTTTTTTTGTCGCTACTATTCACAGTATGTGGATGTTCTATGTTCAGGACTTCGTCACGTCCTAACTATCCCAAACCTTATAAGATCTCAGGGAAGTGGTACCAGCCTCTTCCTTATGCTCGTGGGTATCGTGAGCGCGGCTTGGCGTCATGGTATGGCAAGAAGTTCCATGGCAGGAAGACCGCCAATGGTGAGACTTATAATATGTATGGGATATCGGCGGCGCATAAGACCTTGCCGTTGGGGACATATGTCACCGTTAAGAACCTCGACAACGGAAAGACTTTGGTGGTACGCATCAACGATAGGGGTCCTTTCGTAAAAGGAAGAATTATCGACTTGTCTTACGGTGCTGCGAAGAAACTCGGCGTCGTTGGTCCTGGAACCGCGCGTGTTGACGTTCTTGCTCACAACGGATGACTTTCACAAACGGCCAATAATCAGGAGAATTCACAAAAGGCCTCCATTCTTCGCAAGTTTTGCGACTTGCTTTGATATACACATATTTTGGTGACGTTTTGCCTCTAGAGGCAGGTGCACCTTCTCTATTTGTGCAACTTCTAAATATTTTTCCTGTACTTTTTTTTTGGCTTTTAGATACTTTTACATCACGCCCTCGAATATTACCAACCACTTTATCTGATGACTTCCCATCTTTACCCTCTGGAGCTTTTCTTAAGGCAAATTCTACTATACATAATTTTGATGGTGATTTAGGTAATGATGATGATGATGATAACATACTATTTTTTTGCTATGATATAAAAAGAGTATTGTCTAAAACTGAGGTCTTTATGTCAAGGGCAGTATCGTCTATAAAGCTCATTTATGAGCTTGTCTCCGCTACGTTGAAAAGAGCGCGTATCTTCGATGCTATCATTTCGATATAGCGTATTATCGCTGAAAGAAACCTTTTACAGTTTCGACAAACCCTTTTTTTTTAGGGGTATTGTGCGGCTCGCGGAGTTTTTCGAAATCGTTTAGGATATTTTTCTGTTTGTCATTAAGGTTGACAGGCGTCTCGACAAGGACTTTTACAAGCATATCGCCTTTGCCCTGTCCGTGGACGTTTGGGAATCCTTCGTTTCTTATGCGTAGCACCTTTCCTGGCTGTGTACCTTCTGGTATCGTCAGGCGGTATTCTGCTCCTAGTATTGTAGGGACGTCTTTCTTACATCCTAAAGCCACTTCTGCGAAGCTTAGCGGCATAGATAGTATGACGTCATCACCTTGGCGTTCGAATAGTTTGTGTTCTTTAACGTGTATGAAGACATACAGGTCGCCGCTAGGGCCTCCGCCTTCGCCGACGTCGCCATATCCGCGCATCTTCAGGCGCATCCCGGTGTCGACACCGGAAGGGATAGTTATCTTAACATGACGCTTTTCTTTGACTTTGCCATTACCTCTGCAGCTTTTGCATACGTCGGTGATAGTCTTTCCACGTCCGCCGCACTGCGAGCATGTCGCCGACATGCTGAAAAACCCACGATGTTGTGTCTCTTGTCCGGAACCGCCACACCTCGAGCATGTTTTTATCGCCTGTGGTGATGCTGCTCCGCTTCCGTTGCATTCTCCGCATAGAACATGGTTATATATCGCCATCTCCTTCTCTACACCTTTTGCTGCCTCTTCGAAGGTGACAGCGACGTCGACTTTCTTGCTAGCCCCTTGCTGTGCATAGGAACCACCACGTCCTGCTTCTGCAGAGCCAAATAAAGAATCGAAGATAGACCCACCGCCGAAATCACCAAAAGCTCCCATAAAGGTACGAAGAGCATCTTCCATAGATCCGAAGTCTGCATGGCCACCCATTCCAGCGCCGGACAGGCCTTCTTTGCCATAACGATCGTAGAGTTCACGCTTATTGCTGTCACTCAAAGC
This Waddliaceae bacterium DNA region includes the following protein-coding sequences:
- the dnaJ gene encoding molecular chaperone DnaJ — encoded protein: MSDYYETLGISRDASPEEIKKAYRKKALKYHPDKNSGDDKAAGRFKEISEAYEALSDSNKRELYDRYGKEGLSGAGMGGHADFGSMEDALRTFMGAFGDFGGGSIFDSLFGSAEAGRGGSYAQQGASKKVDVAVTFEEAAKGVEKEMAIYNHVLCGECNGSGAASPQAIKTCSRCGGSGQETQHRGFFSMSATCSQCGGRGKTITDVCKSCRGNGKVKEKRHVKITIPSGVDTGMRLKMRGYGDVGEGGGPSGDLYVFIHVKEHKLFERQGDDVILSMPLSFAEVALGCKKDVPTILGAEYRLTIPEGTQPGKVLRIRNEGFPNVHGQGKGDMLVKVLVETPVNLNDKQKNILNDFEKLREPHNTPKKKGFVETVKGFFQR
- a CDS encoding septal ring lytic transglycosylase RlpA family protein, whose protein sequence is MKKNTCFILFLSLLFTVCGCSMFRTSSRPNYPKPYKISGKWYQPLPYARGYRERGLASWYGKKFHGRKTANGETYNMYGISAAHKTLPLGTYVTVKNLDNGKTLVVRINDRGPFVKGRIIDLSYGAAKKLGVVGPGTARVDVLAHNG
- a CDS encoding LysM peptidoglycan-binding domain-containing protein — encoded protein: MSNKDLPFFSRDSKDSGILQVLDNDNPFVIFCDGVCRSDGGDYESSLKGSHAAAIATTAINQHLISYGDSPLDEKALIAAFEAGNEAVRHTFGDGKVAVSGLIIALAKTYGVSSDFDISSNEEIIIAGLGDCRLYDVNDGVASLAFLDTHATNLRPRLSTKERHDALRNILGLDDNIKVYIRRIPACDVGNFVAVSYGLGEHLSKEDLANIGDAHGGKALDKAKKKSRGHSMNALVIAPHIHPLSFEERPHTITEDVPAPPRHSVIEESIVMPDIDFDMALDMVDDIEPDEVPQQPRRMPSSSPVAARRPSWRGMFPTVVTTVAVSLAIVGCATWFVMSRDTAPYGTPPALAIADYEAEYLADASDAIVIDDLDNDNALLVKKVDYLSKKFEKQKAHIDNLKDAIGRSPTTGLRKVLFDTTKDLHNKKALIAQMNADRTSLEQELSDNKEQIKLLSNSIADIQDASSDITSVEGSATTGDDIAALEGTLAEKSQRIEVLGEDLKNLKSLLSDRENKLFMLAEKYSKKKDITDKLLIMAKSKGSNVELLEQHQKEKGSLTSSLNKEIALRKELQESVKDLASSNNEKEVALVKARGELEKMSSEASEASVSFQDPALQEALDKEIALRQEQKSTLDEAKGTLKKLAMRYKDLSDDFSRSKKKLDQDAEMRNSLQSALDKAQSQIEELKNGENAIADLAAKDEEYRQRIEELEDSKESQQRTISKEMSLRSALEQELEDERSKRMKANTSILEAQDLHSVMSAAKATLEKELAMTKALFEERHADVKISLEKELSTSKALLEKETSLHTNEKASFEQKVLSLLQENKVLSDKIIALQTIQQEYSLQKKALDAKAHDLAELEKELTMQKTSLKGIDKARKEMYLELDKIKKDYDTLKQQTPAPKATAQAPVSYVEEEYDVSSWDNNIDKSAITRIHLVSEGETLTKISLQYYGTIQEWEAIYDANKDMVVDKDNIKVGTPLIIP